One Micromonospora sp. WMMD812 genomic window carries:
- the dapF gene encoding diaminopimelate epimerase: MEFTKGHGTGNDFVILPDPDGALDLTPGLVAALCDRRRGIGADGVLRVVRSAKHPDGAALAGEAEWFMDYWNADGSFAEMCGNGARVFVRYLLDTGLATPTGAALPVATRAGVVRARVEGDTVAVEMRRPRVYDASTATLGGLTLTGTAVDVGNPHLVCPLPGGLELPELDLTRAPQVDPAVFPAGVNVEFTAPGTPVEGADGHVLMRVYERGSAETLSCGTGACAVAAVALHEAARATGVVAVDLPGGRLTVTVTDDSCWLAGPAVLVATGQITPESLHA; encoded by the coding sequence GTGGAGTTCACCAAGGGGCACGGCACCGGCAACGACTTCGTGATCCTGCCCGACCCGGACGGGGCGCTCGACCTCACGCCCGGCCTGGTCGCCGCGCTCTGCGACCGGCGCCGGGGGATCGGCGCGGACGGCGTCCTGCGGGTGGTCCGGTCCGCGAAGCACCCGGACGGCGCGGCGCTGGCCGGCGAGGCCGAGTGGTTCATGGACTACTGGAACGCCGACGGCTCGTTCGCCGAGATGTGCGGCAACGGGGCCCGGGTCTTCGTCCGCTACCTGCTCGACACGGGGCTCGCCACGCCCACCGGCGCGGCGCTGCCGGTGGCCACCCGGGCCGGCGTCGTGCGCGCGCGGGTCGAGGGGGACACCGTCGCCGTCGAGATGCGGCGCCCCCGGGTGTACGACGCCTCCACCGCCACCCTGGGCGGCCTGACGCTGACCGGCACCGCCGTGGACGTGGGCAACCCCCACCTGGTCTGCCCGCTCCCCGGCGGGCTGGAGCTGCCGGAGCTGGACCTCACCCGGGCGCCCCAGGTCGATCCGGCGGTCTTTCCGGCGGGCGTGAACGTCGAGTTCACCGCACCGGGCACACCGGTGGAGGGGGCCGACGGGCACGTGTTGATGCGGGTGTACGAGCGCGGGTCGGCGGAGACCCTCTCCTGCGGCACCGGCGCCTGCGCGGTGGCCGCAGTGGCGCTGCACGAGGCCGCCCGGGCAACCGGGGTGGTCGCGGTCGACCTTCCCGGTGGCCGCCTCACCGTCACGGTGACGGACGACTCCTGCTGGCTCGCCGGTCCCGCCGTCCTGGTAGCCACCGGACAGATCACCCCGGAGTCCCTGCACGCCTGA
- the miaA gene encoding tRNA (adenosine(37)-N6)-dimethylallyltransferase MiaA, whose translation MVGPTAAGKSALSIALAHALDGEVVNADSMQLYRGMDIGTAKLSPAERDGVPHHLLDIWEVTEPASVAEYQGLARAAVDDILARGRVPLLVGGSGLYVRAVLEQFEFPGTDPAVRERLERELAEAGPAPLHARLRAADPTAAAGILPGNGRRIVRALEVIELTGAPFTASLPEPTPYYPSVQIGVDLDTGPLDERIARRVDRMWADGLVAETRELVDRGLPYGRTASRALGYQQVLRFLAGELTETEAYEETIRATRRFVRRQRSWFRRDPRIHWLDSAAPDLVEAAVGLVPAAAR comes from the coding sequence GTGGTCGGGCCGACCGCGGCGGGCAAGTCGGCGCTGAGCATCGCGCTCGCGCACGCCCTCGACGGCGAGGTGGTCAACGCCGACTCGATGCAGCTCTACCGGGGCATGGACATCGGCACCGCCAAGCTCAGCCCGGCCGAGCGGGACGGCGTGCCGCACCACCTGCTCGACATCTGGGAGGTCACCGAACCGGCCAGCGTCGCGGAGTACCAGGGGCTGGCCCGGGCGGCGGTCGACGACATCCTGGCGCGGGGGAGGGTCCCGCTGCTGGTGGGCGGCTCCGGGCTCTACGTGCGGGCTGTGCTGGAGCAGTTCGAGTTCCCCGGCACCGACCCGGCGGTGCGGGAGCGGCTCGAACGGGAGCTCGCCGAGGCCGGCCCCGCCCCGCTGCACGCGCGCCTCCGCGCCGCCGACCCGACCGCCGCCGCCGGCATCCTGCCCGGCAACGGCCGGCGGATCGTCCGGGCCCTCGAAGTGATCGAGCTGACCGGGGCGCCGTTCACCGCGTCGCTGCCCGAACCGACGCCGTACTACCCGTCGGTGCAGATCGGCGTCGACCTGGACACCGGGCCGCTCGACGAGCGGATCGCCCGGCGGGTGGACCGGATGTGGGCCGACGGGCTGGTCGCCGAGACGCGGGAACTGGTCGACCGCGGCCTGCCGTACGGGCGTACGGCCAGCCGGGCCCTCGGCTACCAGCAGGTGCTGCGCTTCCTCGCCGGCGAGCTGACCGAGACCGAGGCGTACGAGGAGACGATCCGCGCGACCCGGAGGTTCGTCCGCCGGCAGCGCTCCTGGTTCCGGCGCGACCCCCGGATCCACTGGCTGGACTCGGCCGCGCCGGACCTGGTCGAGGCCGCGGTGGGACTGGTGCCGGCGGCTGCGCGATGA
- a CDS encoding class III extradiol dioxygenase subunit B-like domain-containing protein — translation MTGSARRRTGDSRYGERVPLVAAAVCPHPPLLVPEVAGAAAPELDDLRAACDAAVARLFAHEPDAVVLVGDGPATGWIRPPATGSLQPWGVDLAVPLDSEQPDRGAVLPLSLTVGAWLLARHEERLPVAAVQVAAAADAPTLRALAGQVHDHRPRVALLVLGDGSACRGERSPGYADPRAEPYDEGVATALAGADAEALLGLDPVLSAELKVAGRAPWQVLAGAARATGGDWRGELLSDTAPYGVAYLVATWEPA, via the coding sequence ATGACCGGATCGGCGCGGAGACGCACCGGAGATTCCCGCTACGGTGAGCGGGTGCCACTGGTCGCCGCCGCCGTCTGCCCACACCCGCCCCTGCTCGTGCCCGAGGTGGCCGGCGCCGCGGCACCCGAACTGGACGATCTCCGCGCCGCCTGCGACGCCGCCGTCGCCCGGCTGTTCGCCCACGAGCCGGACGCCGTGGTGCTGGTCGGGGACGGGCCGGCCACCGGTTGGATCCGGCCGCCGGCGACCGGTTCGCTGCAACCCTGGGGCGTGGACCTGGCCGTCCCGCTCGACTCCGAGCAGCCCGACCGGGGCGCGGTGCTGCCGCTGAGCCTCACCGTCGGCGCCTGGCTGCTGGCCCGGCACGAGGAGCGCCTGCCGGTCGCCGCCGTCCAGGTGGCCGCCGCCGCCGACGCGCCGACGCTGCGGGCCCTCGCCGGGCAGGTGCACGACCACCGTCCCCGGGTCGCGCTGCTGGTGCTCGGGGACGGGTCGGCCTGCCGGGGCGAGCGGTCGCCCGGCTACGCCGATCCGCGCGCCGAGCCGTACGACGAGGGAGTCGCCACGGCCCTGGCCGGCGCGGACGCCGAGGCCCTGCTCGGCCTGGACCCGGTGCTGTCCGCGGAGCTGAAGGTCGCCGGGCGGGCGCCGTGGCAGGTGCTGGCCGGCGCCGCGCGCGCGACCGGCGGGGACTGGCGCGGTGAGCTGCTCTCCGACACGGCCCCGTACGGCGTGGCCTACCTCGTCGCCACCTGGGAGCCGGCGTGA
- a CDS encoding DUF349 domain-containing protein, producing MSDWTAFGRVDADGTVYVKTTEGERVVGSWQAGAPEEGLAHFARRFADLVTEVDLTEARLNSGAADAGHSLSTIRRIRASLAEAHVVGDIDGLATRLDRLAGVAEEKAGEARAARDAARGEALARKTALVEEAEKLAAESTGWKTAGDRLKEILDEWKTIRGVDKKTDGELWKRFAAARDGFTRRRGAHFASLDAQRKQAQTVKEELVTEAEKLKDSTDWAATANQLKDLMTQWKAAPRASKEAEQRLWERFRAAQDEFFTRRSEVFSARDNEQRANLERKQALLAQAEALDVDGDPKGAQAKLRDIQAQWHEAGRVPREAAAGLERRLRAVDDKVREVMDSAWRRTTKEDNPLLAQMRAQVAEAEERLSRAQAAGDARRIREAEQALASKRQFLQLAEQSS from the coding sequence ATGAGCGACTGGACTGCCTTCGGACGGGTGGACGCGGACGGCACCGTGTACGTGAAGACCACCGAGGGCGAGCGGGTGGTCGGATCCTGGCAGGCAGGAGCACCGGAGGAGGGACTCGCGCACTTCGCGCGTCGCTTCGCCGACCTGGTGACCGAGGTGGACCTGACCGAGGCCCGGCTCAACTCGGGTGCGGCGGACGCCGGCCACTCGCTGAGCACGATCCGTCGGATCCGGGCCTCGCTCGCCGAGGCGCACGTGGTCGGCGACATCGACGGGCTGGCCACGCGGCTGGACCGGCTCGCCGGCGTCGCCGAGGAGAAGGCCGGTGAGGCCCGCGCGGCACGGGACGCGGCCCGGGGCGAGGCGCTTGCCCGCAAGACCGCCCTGGTCGAGGAGGCCGAGAAGCTGGCCGCCGAGTCGACCGGCTGGAAGACGGCCGGGGACCGGCTCAAGGAGATCCTCGACGAGTGGAAGACCATCCGCGGCGTCGACAAGAAGACCGACGGTGAGCTGTGGAAGCGGTTCGCCGCCGCCCGGGACGGCTTCACCCGCCGTCGGGGCGCCCACTTCGCCTCCCTCGACGCGCAGCGCAAGCAGGCGCAGACGGTGAAGGAGGAGCTGGTCACCGAGGCCGAGAAGCTCAAGGACTCCACCGACTGGGCGGCCACCGCCAACCAGCTCAAGGACCTGATGACCCAGTGGAAGGCCGCGCCGCGCGCCTCGAAGGAGGCCGAGCAGCGGCTCTGGGAACGGTTCCGGGCGGCGCAGGACGAGTTCTTCACCCGGCGCAGTGAGGTCTTCTCGGCGCGGGACAACGAGCAGCGCGCCAACCTGGAGCGTAAGCAGGCCCTGCTCGCCCAGGCGGAGGCGCTGGACGTCGACGGCGACCCCAAGGGCGCCCAGGCGAAGCTGCGGGACATCCAGGCGCAGTGGCACGAGGCCGGCCGGGTGCCCCGCGAGGCGGCCGCCGGCCTGGAGCGGCGGCTGCGCGCGGTCGACGACAAGGTCCGCGAGGTGATGGACTCGGCCTGGCGCCGGACCACCAAGGAGGACAACCCGCTGCTGGCCCAGATGCGGGCGCAGGTCGCCGAGGCCGAGGAGCGGCTCTCCCGGGCCCAGGCCGCCGGCGACGCCCGGCGGATCCGGGAGGCGGAGCAGGCGCTCGCCTCCAAGCGGCAGTTCCTCCAGCTCGCCGAACAGTCCAGCTGA
- the miaB gene encoding tRNA (N6-isopentenyl adenosine(37)-C2)-methylthiotransferase MiaB — MTTAAAGSPRTYQVRTYGCQMNVHDSERISGLLEQAGYVRAAEADEQPDVVVFNTCAVRENADNRLYGNLGHLRPVKDKHPGMQIAVGGCLAQKDRGDIVRKAPWVDVVFGTHNIGSLPVLLERARHNAAAEVEIMESLDVFPSTLPTRRESTYAGWVSISVGCNNTCTFCIVPSLRGKEKDRRPGDILSEVRALVDEGVLEVTLLGQNVNSYGVEFGDRYAFGKLLRACGDIDGLERVRFTSPHPKDFTDDVIAAMAETPNVCHSLHMPLQSGSDDVLRAMRRSYRSEKYLGIIEKVRAAMPAAAITTDIIVGFPGETDADFARTLDVVREARFSSAFTFQYSKRPGTPAATMDGQLPKQVVQERYERLIAAVEEITWAENKRLVGETVEVLVAVGEGRKDERTGRLSGRARDGRLVHFDAGSLAGQIRPGDIVHTTVTYAAPHHLNADGEPLSHRRTRAGDAAEAGRSPRTPGVLLGLPTIGAPAAAPEPVSGCAAH, encoded by the coding sequence ATGACTACCGCAGCGGCGGGCAGCCCGCGTACCTACCAGGTGCGGACGTACGGCTGCCAGATGAACGTGCACGACTCCGAGCGCATCTCCGGCCTGCTGGAGCAGGCCGGATACGTCCGCGCGGCCGAGGCCGACGAGCAACCCGACGTGGTGGTGTTCAACACCTGCGCCGTCCGGGAGAACGCGGACAACCGGCTCTACGGCAACCTCGGTCATCTGCGCCCCGTCAAGGACAAGCACCCGGGGATGCAGATCGCCGTCGGCGGCTGCCTCGCCCAGAAGGACCGCGGCGACATCGTCCGCAAAGCGCCCTGGGTGGACGTGGTCTTCGGCACGCACAACATCGGCTCGCTGCCGGTGCTGCTCGAGCGGGCCCGGCACAACGCCGCCGCCGAGGTGGAGATCATGGAGTCCCTCGACGTCTTCCCCTCGACGCTGCCCACCCGCCGCGAGTCGACGTACGCCGGCTGGGTGTCGATCTCGGTGGGCTGCAACAACACCTGCACGTTCTGCATCGTGCCCTCCCTTCGCGGCAAGGAGAAGGACCGCCGGCCCGGCGACATCCTCTCCGAGGTGCGCGCCCTGGTCGACGAGGGCGTGCTGGAGGTGACCCTGCTCGGGCAGAACGTGAACTCCTACGGGGTCGAGTTCGGTGACCGGTACGCCTTCGGGAAGCTGCTGCGGGCCTGCGGCGACATCGACGGTCTGGAGCGGGTCCGGTTCACCAGCCCGCACCCGAAGGACTTCACCGACGACGTCATCGCCGCGATGGCCGAGACGCCCAACGTCTGCCACTCGCTGCACATGCCGCTGCAGTCCGGCTCCGACGACGTGCTGCGGGCGATGCGGCGCTCGTACCGGTCCGAGAAGTACCTCGGGATCATCGAGAAGGTCCGGGCGGCGATGCCGGCCGCGGCGATCACCACCGACATCATCGTGGGCTTCCCGGGTGAGACCGACGCCGACTTCGCGCGCACCCTCGACGTGGTCCGGGAGGCCCGCTTCTCCTCGGCGTTCACCTTCCAGTACTCCAAGCGCCCCGGCACCCCCGCTGCCACGATGGACGGCCAGTTGCCCAAGCAGGTGGTCCAGGAGCGCTACGAGCGGCTGATCGCGGCCGTCGAGGAGATCACCTGGGCGGAGAACAAGCGCCTCGTGGGGGAGACCGTCGAGGTGCTGGTCGCCGTCGGCGAGGGGCGCAAGGACGAGCGGACCGGCCGCCTGTCCGGGCGGGCCCGCGACGGCCGACTGGTGCACTTCGACGCCGGCTCCCTGGCCGGGCAGATCCGCCCCGGCGACATCGTGCACACCACCGTCACGTACGCCGCCCCGCACCACCTCAACGCCGACGGCGAGCCGCTGTCGCACCGGCGCACCCGGGCCGGCGACGCGGCCGAGGCGGGGCGCTCCCCGCGTACCCCCGGTGTGCTGCTCGGACTGCCCACGATCGGCGCGCCGGCCGCGGCGCCCGAGCCGGTGTCCGGCTGCGCCGCGCACTGA
- a CDS encoding DUF2277 family protein: MCRSIKTLREPYTPQVTDADVQAAALQYVRKISGFRTPAAHNAAAFDAAVAAVAEATRTLLDQLVVRGASAPREGQAAASAGATVSGAQRER; this comes from the coding sequence GTGTGCCGAAGCATCAAGACCCTGCGTGAGCCGTACACCCCGCAGGTGACCGACGCCGACGTCCAGGCGGCGGCGCTGCAGTACGTCCGGAAGATCTCGGGCTTCCGGACGCCCGCCGCGCACAACGCCGCCGCCTTCGACGCGGCGGTGGCCGCCGTCGCGGAGGCCACCCGAACCCTGCTCGACCAGCTCGTGGTGCGCGGCGCGTCCGCGCCGCGCGAGGGTCAGGCCGCGGCGAGCGCCGGGGCGACCGTGTCGGGAGCCCAGCGCGAGCGGTGA
- the selD gene encoding selenide, water dikinase SelD encodes MTEPVRLTRYARGGGCACKIPPGELEAMVAGLGPATGTADLLVGLDHGDDAAVVRLDERTGLVSTADFFTPVVDDAYDWGRIAAANALSDVYAMGGTPLVALNLLCWPREVLPLELAREVLRGGQDVAREAGCHLAGGHSVDDDGPKYGLAVTGVVRPEELITLDAGRPGLPLSLTKPLGVGVLNTRHKTTGERFPEAVATMSALNRDAARAAVAAGVRCGTDVTGFGLLGHASKLGRASGLTVAIDASRVPYLAGAREAVRDGYVSGGSRRNLDWVRPWTDFGAAGEDERLLLADAQTSGGLLVAGEVPGAPVVGELRPRGEHLVVVR; translated from the coding sequence ATGACGGAACCGGTACGCCTGACCCGGTATGCCCGCGGCGGTGGCTGCGCCTGCAAGATCCCTCCGGGTGAGCTGGAGGCGATGGTGGCCGGTCTCGGGCCGGCGACGGGCACCGCCGACCTGCTGGTCGGTCTGGACCACGGCGACGACGCCGCGGTGGTCCGGCTCGACGAGCGCACCGGTCTGGTCAGCACCGCCGACTTCTTCACCCCGGTCGTCGACGACGCCTACGACTGGGGGCGCATCGCCGCGGCCAACGCCCTCTCCGACGTGTACGCCATGGGCGGCACCCCGCTGGTCGCGCTGAACCTGCTCTGCTGGCCGCGGGAGGTGCTGCCGCTGGAGCTGGCCCGGGAGGTGCTGCGCGGCGGGCAGGACGTGGCCCGCGAGGCCGGCTGCCACCTGGCCGGCGGGCACAGCGTCGACGACGACGGTCCCAAGTACGGGCTGGCGGTGACCGGCGTGGTCCGCCCGGAGGAGCTGATCACGCTGGACGCGGGCCGGCCGGGCCTGCCGCTGTCGCTGACCAAGCCGCTCGGCGTCGGGGTGCTGAACACCCGGCACAAGACCACCGGGGAGAGGTTCCCCGAGGCGGTGGCCACGATGAGCGCGTTGAACCGCGACGCGGCCCGGGCGGCGGTGGCCGCGGGTGTCCGCTGCGGCACCGACGTGACGGGCTTTGGCCTGCTCGGGCACGCGTCGAAGCTGGGCCGGGCCAGCGGGCTGACCGTGGCCATCGACGCGTCGCGGGTGCCGTACCTGGCGGGGGCCCGGGAGGCGGTACGCGACGGCTACGTCAGCGGCGGCAGCCGGCGCAACCTGGACTGGGTGCGCCCGTGGACCGACTTCGGCGCGGCCGGGGAGGACGAGCGGCTGCTGCTGGCCGACGCGCAGACCTCGGGGGGTCTGCTGGTGGCCGGCGAGGTGCCGGGCGCCCCGGTCGTCGGTGAGCTGCGACCGCGCGGCGAGCATCTCGTGGTCGTGCGCTGA
- a CDS encoding amino acid ABC transporter ATP-binding protein, which produces MDDVTTGEPLIVLDSVNKWFGPLHVLDDVSLSVGRGEVVVVIGPSGSGKSTLCRTINRLEPINSGTITFDGQPLPAEGKPLAKLRSEVGMVFQSFNLFAHKTILENVTLGPVKVRKEKPATARERGLALLDRVGIANQADKFPAQLSGGQQQRAAIARALAMQPKAMLFDEPTSALDPEMVGEVLDVMTSLARDGMTMVVVTHEMGFARHAANRVIFMADGQLVEDAPPTEFFANPRSERAKDFLSKILTH; this is translated from the coding sequence GTGGACGACGTGACGACGGGCGAACCGCTCATCGTGCTGGACTCGGTCAACAAGTGGTTCGGGCCGCTGCACGTGCTGGACGACGTCTCGCTCTCGGTCGGCCGCGGCGAGGTGGTCGTGGTGATCGGCCCGTCCGGCTCCGGAAAGTCGACGCTCTGCCGCACCATCAACCGACTCGAGCCGATCAACTCCGGCACCATCACCTTCGACGGGCAGCCGCTGCCGGCGGAGGGCAAGCCGCTGGCGAAGCTGCGCAGCGAGGTCGGCATGGTGTTCCAGTCGTTCAACCTCTTCGCGCACAAGACCATCCTGGAGAACGTCACCCTCGGGCCGGTCAAGGTGCGCAAGGAGAAGCCGGCGACGGCCCGCGAGCGCGGCCTGGCCCTGCTCGACCGGGTCGGCATCGCCAACCAGGCCGACAAGTTCCCCGCCCAGCTCTCCGGCGGTCAGCAGCAGCGGGCCGCGATCGCCCGCGCGCTGGCCATGCAGCCCAAGGCGATGCTCTTCGACGAGCCCACCAGCGCGCTCGACCCCGAGATGGTCGGCGAGGTGCTCGACGTGATGACGTCGCTGGCCCGCGACGGCATGACGATGGTCGTGGTCACGCACGAGATGGGCTTCGCCCGGCACGCGGCCAACCGGGTCATCTTCATGGCCGACGGGCAGTTGGTGGAGGATGCTCCGCCGACCGAGTTCTTCGCCAACCCCCGCAGCGAGCGGGCCAAGGACTTCCTCTCCAAGATCCTCACGCACTAG
- a CDS encoding glutamate ABC transporter substrate-binding protein, which yields MRITRVAALAAAATLALGLTACGGDDAGEDTGAGSKTFAAGSTMERLNKAQAIKIGTKFDQPGFGLKGLSGKPEGFDVEVAKIIVKELGIPEDKIEWVEAPSKVREDVIVNGTVDLVAATYTINDKRKERIAFAGPYYEAGQNVMVKKDDTTITGPDSFKDGTKKVCSVTGSTPAETIKQYVKDVATQLVLFDTYDKCRDALKGGQVDAVTTDNVILLGYIAKDEASFKLAGDNFTKEPYGIGVKKEDNDFRTFINDTLEKAYADGSWKKAWDDTAGKFGAELGSAPTVNRY from the coding sequence ATGCGTATCACGCGCGTAGCGGCGCTCGCCGCGGCCGCCACCTTGGCGCTCGGCCTGACCGCCTGCGGTGGCGACGACGCCGGTGAGGACACCGGCGCCGGCAGCAAGACGTTCGCCGCCGGCAGCACGATGGAGCGGCTCAACAAGGCGCAGGCCATCAAGATCGGCACCAAGTTCGACCAGCCCGGCTTCGGCCTGAAGGGCCTGTCGGGCAAGCCGGAGGGCTTCGACGTCGAGGTCGCGAAGATCATCGTCAAGGAGCTCGGCATCCCCGAGGACAAGATCGAGTGGGTCGAGGCCCCCTCGAAGGTCCGCGAGGACGTCATCGTGAACGGCACGGTCGACCTCGTCGCCGCGACCTACACGATCAACGACAAGCGCAAGGAGCGCATCGCCTTCGCGGGGCCGTACTACGAGGCCGGCCAGAACGTCATGGTGAAGAAGGACGACACCACCATCACCGGCCCGGACTCCTTCAAGGACGGCACGAAGAAGGTCTGCTCGGTCACCGGCTCGACCCCCGCCGAGACCATCAAGCAGTACGTCAAGGACGTCGCCACCCAGCTGGTGCTCTTCGACACCTACGACAAGTGCCGCGACGCCCTCAAGGGCGGCCAGGTCGACGCCGTGACCACGGACAACGTGATCCTGCTCGGCTACATCGCCAAGGACGAGGCCTCGTTCAAGCTGGCCGGCGACAACTTCACCAAGGAGCCGTACGGCATCGGCGTGAAGAAGGAAGACAACGACTTCCGGACCTTCATCAACGACACGCTGGAGAAGGCGTACGCCGACGGCAGCTGGAAGAAGGCCTGGGACGACACGGCCGGCAAGTTCGGAGCCGAGCTGGGCAGCGCCCCGACCGTCAACCGCTACTGA
- a CDS encoding amino acid ABC transporter permease has translation MSVLIDKFDVFAGGFWLTLQICLLAAIGALILGAVVAVLRISPVPPLRALGTSYVNIFRNMPLTVVMFFAAFGLPALGSNADFLRIPGLDSLFNRLGTDLPYFRFALIALVLYTAAFVCEALRSGVNAVPAGQAEAARSLGLTFGQNLRYVVLPQSWKASIVPLGSVIIAMIKNSALIGFFGVVGDLSATADQLTGAEGYAFIPVAIGISIGYLIMTVPLGALLDRIEKRQAVAR, from the coding sequence GTGAGTGTGCTCATCGACAAGTTCGACGTCTTCGCGGGTGGTTTCTGGCTCACCCTCCAGATCTGCTTGCTCGCCGCGATCGGCGCCCTGATCCTGGGCGCCGTCGTGGCGGTGCTCCGGATCTCGCCGGTGCCGCCGCTACGGGCGCTCGGCACCAGCTACGTGAACATCTTCCGGAACATGCCGCTGACCGTGGTGATGTTCTTCGCCGCGTTCGGCCTGCCGGCGCTCGGTTCGAACGCGGACTTCCTCCGCATCCCGGGCCTGGACTCGCTGTTCAACCGGCTCGGTACGGACCTGCCCTACTTCCGCTTCGCGCTGATCGCCCTGGTGCTCTACACCGCGGCCTTCGTCTGCGAGGCGCTGCGCTCGGGGGTCAACGCGGTGCCGGCCGGGCAGGCCGAGGCCGCCCGCTCGCTGGGGCTGACCTTCGGCCAGAACCTGCGGTACGTGGTGCTGCCCCAGTCCTGGAAGGCCTCGATCGTGCCGCTCGGTTCGGTGATCATCGCGATGATCAAGAACTCGGCGCTGATCGGCTTCTTCGGCGTGGTCGGTGACCTGTCGGCCACCGCCGACCAGCTCACCGGGGCCGAGGGCTACGCCTTCATCCCCGTCGCCATCGGCATCTCGATCGGATACCTGATCATGACGGTTCCCCTCGGCGCCCTCCTCGACCGGATCGAGAAGCGACAGGCGGTGGCCCGATGA